Proteins encoded in a region of the Paucibacter sediminis genome:
- a CDS encoding CoxG family protein — translation MNLIGQETLPVTQAQAWEALNNTEMLKAAISGCEALTPIGEHEYEALVAVSIGPVKAKFKGKLRLSDLQPPNSYQLAFEGSGGAAGHGKGQAQVRLEAQGPAQTLLHYEVQASVGGKIAQIGSRLVDMAAQKMAGDFFAAFNAALQARYGVAVAVEAAAPPRSRFQRLLDWYLGWLGRIFTGKL, via the coding sequence ATGAATCTCATCGGCCAGGAAACCCTTCCCGTCACCCAGGCCCAGGCCTGGGAGGCGCTCAACAACACCGAGATGCTGAAGGCCGCCATCAGCGGCTGCGAAGCGCTCACACCGATCGGTGAGCATGAGTACGAGGCCCTGGTGGCGGTGTCCATCGGCCCGGTGAAGGCCAAGTTCAAGGGCAAGTTGAGGCTCTCCGATCTGCAGCCGCCCAACAGCTACCAGCTCGCCTTCGAGGGCTCGGGCGGCGCCGCCGGCCATGGCAAGGGCCAGGCCCAGGTGCGCCTGGAGGCCCAGGGCCCGGCGCAAACGCTGCTGCACTACGAGGTGCAGGCCAGCGTGGGCGGCAAGATCGCGCAGATCGGCTCGCGCCTGGTGGACATGGCGGCGCAAAAGATGGCGGGCGACTTCTTTGCCGCCTTCAACGCCGCGCTGCAGGCGCGCTACGGTGTCGCGGTGGCTGTTGAAGCGGCAGCGCCGCCCAGAAGCCGCTTCCAGCGCCTGCTGGACTGGTACCTGGGCTGGCTGGGCCGCATCTTCACCGGCAAGCTCTGA
- a CDS encoding alpha/beta hydrolase family protein, with translation MRNETEISTTPTQLRCSDGRLLQATWHEPAGPLRAVAVVSPAMAVASPYYRGFAEWLARRGYAVLSYDYRGIGTNLQGRVRDEAAGLRDWAGLDMAAALRAADKRRQQAQQSQGQALGLLAIGHSFGGNAVGMAPGFECADALLGVAAQAADWRFWSGLQRAKAMLFFHALLPGLSHLLGHGPAWLLGARAQALPKAAALDWARWGRRRGYMFSDPSLQGQLGHHRYTGPVHLWNVSDDSLFGPAPRGGPSGAPVPQRRGATPHPGPAQPGPARDRPLRHVQARAGRTHLAAAAGTDRAGHASAARAAVLSLSQSLPVKMRPSQPRYQSSRRWKRLLGGAAASTATATP, from the coding sequence ATGCGCAATGAAACGGAAATCAGCACCACCCCCACCCAGCTGCGCTGCAGCGACGGCCGCCTGCTGCAAGCCACCTGGCATGAACCGGCCGGCCCGCTGCGCGCGGTGGCGGTGGTGAGCCCGGCGATGGCGGTGGCCAGCCCCTATTACCGCGGCTTTGCCGAATGGCTGGCCCGGCGCGGCTATGCGGTGCTGAGCTATGACTACCGCGGCATCGGCACGAATCTGCAGGGCCGCGTCAGGGACGAGGCTGCCGGCCTGCGCGACTGGGCCGGCCTAGACATGGCCGCCGCGCTGCGCGCCGCCGACAAGCGCCGCCAGCAGGCGCAGCAGAGCCAGGGCCAGGCGCTGGGGCTGCTGGCGATCGGCCATTCCTTCGGCGGCAACGCGGTGGGCATGGCGCCCGGCTTCGAGTGCGCCGATGCCTTGCTGGGTGTGGCGGCGCAGGCGGCCGACTGGCGCTTCTGGTCGGGCCTGCAGCGCGCCAAGGCCATGCTGTTCTTCCACGCCCTGCTGCCCGGCCTGAGTCATCTGCTGGGCCATGGCCCGGCCTGGCTGCTGGGCGCGCGCGCCCAGGCATTGCCGAAGGCGGCGGCGCTGGACTGGGCGCGCTGGGGCCGGCGCCGCGGCTATATGTTCAGCGACCCGAGCCTGCAGGGCCAGCTGGGCCACCACCGCTACACCGGGCCGGTGCATTTGTGGAACGTCAGCGACGACAGCCTGTTCGGCCCCGCCCCCCGCGGTGGACCATCTGGCGCGCCAGTTCCGCAGCGCCGCGGTGCAACGCCACACCCTGGACCCGCGCAGCCTGGGCCTGCGCGCGATCGGCCACTTCGGCATGTTCAGGCGCGAGCTGGGCGAACGCATCTGGCCGCTGCTGCTGGCACCGATCGAGCAGGCCACGCCAGTGCTGCGCGAGCGGCTGTCCTGAGCCTTTCTCAGAGCTTGCCGGTGAAGATGCGGCCCAGCCAGCCCAGGTACCAGTCCAGCAGGCGCTGGAAGCGGCTTCTGGGCGGCGCTGCCGCTTCAACAGCCACCGCGACACCGTAG
- a CDS encoding LysR family transcriptional regulator has protein sequence MATQLSPHRRRSAADQALDANALELFARIAQAGSFARAARELGLTRAAVSRRVAAIEAAVGMALFARSTRSLSLTEPGRRLLARARTVHEAAEGARLALRSERDQLGGTLRISAAPVFGVHVLAPLLARFQTLHPDLRYELIFNYRRVDLLREGVDLAFRATARPPEDWVAQPVLRYAVRLYGRAGRAPLEGPQALAALPCLLVGQHEDPTEACWLHESSGARHEMALRSAAWGNDLDALLQMARHGDGLVLSPDFCVGPEDGLVDLLPGWRLQLSEGEAIQALTLPMPAGSETARALVRFVREALGSAAP, from the coding sequence GTGGCCACCCAACTCTCGCCCCATCGCCGCCGCAGCGCCGCCGACCAGGCCCTGGACGCCAACGCTCTGGAACTGTTTGCCCGCATCGCCCAGGCCGGCAGCTTTGCGCGCGCCGCGCGCGAGCTGGGCCTGACGCGCGCCGCGGTGAGCCGGCGCGTCGCCGCCATCGAGGCGGCCGTGGGCATGGCGCTGTTCGCGCGCAGCACCCGCAGCCTGAGCCTCACCGAGCCCGGCCGGCGCCTGCTGGCGCGCGCCCGCACCGTGCACGAGGCGGCCGAGGGCGCACGCCTGGCGCTGCGCAGCGAGCGCGACCAGCTCGGCGGCACCCTGCGCATCAGCGCCGCGCCAGTGTTCGGCGTGCATGTGCTGGCGCCGCTGCTGGCGCGCTTCCAGACCCTGCATCCCGACCTGCGCTACGAGCTGATCTTCAACTACCGGCGCGTGGACCTGCTGCGCGAGGGCGTGGACCTGGCCTTTCGCGCCACCGCGCGCCCGCCCGAGGACTGGGTGGCCCAGCCGGTGCTGCGCTATGCGGTGCGCCTGTATGGCCGCGCCGGGCGCGCGCCGCTGGAGGGGCCGCAGGCCCTGGCGGCGCTGCCCTGCCTGCTGGTGGGCCAGCACGAGGATCCCACCGAGGCCTGCTGGCTGCACGAGAGCAGCGGCGCGCGCCATGAGATGGCCCTGCGGTCTGCCGCCTGGGGCAACGATCTCGACGCCCTGCTGCAGATGGCGCGCCATGGCGATGGCCTGGTGCTGAGCCCGGATTTCTGCGTCGGCCCCGAGGATGGGCTGGTGGATCTGTTGCCCGGCTGGCGCCTGCAGCTCAGCGAGGGCGAGGCCATCCAGGCGCTCACCCTGCCGATGCCGGCCGGCTCGGAGACCGCGCGCGCCCTGGTGCGCTTTGTGCGCGAGGCGCTGGGCAGCGCCGCGCCCTAG
- a CDS encoding Hsp20/alpha crystallin family protein, which translates to MYQSLLNYPSSLFGQFERLRRDLDDAFGISTLPSSIRSVAAGSLPMINVGRTRNSVEVYAFAPGLDPAKIEVTVDRGVLHIAGERASAIPGDGAVRLNVYTRERVCGRFDRAVALPEDIDPEHVRANYRDGVLQVSIARRESAQAKRIAVQ; encoded by the coding sequence ATGTACCAATCATTGCTGAACTATCCGAGCAGCCTGTTCGGTCAATTCGAAAGGCTGCGCCGCGACCTTGATGACGCCTTCGGCATCTCGACCCTGCCCAGCAGCATTCGCTCGGTGGCCGCAGGTAGCTTGCCGATGATCAACGTCGGCCGCACCCGCAACAGCGTGGAGGTCTATGCCTTTGCGCCGGGCCTGGACCCGGCCAAGATCGAGGTCACCGTCGATCGCGGCGTGCTGCACATCGCGGGCGAGCGCGCCAGCGCGATTCCCGGCGACGGGGCCGTTCGCCTGAATGTCTACACGCGTGAACGTGTCTGCGGCCGCTTTGACCGCGCGGTGGCGCTGCCCGAGGACATCGATCCCGAGCATGTGCGTGCCAATTACCGCGACGGCGTGCTGCAGGTCAGCATCGCGCGCCGCGAGTCCGCGCAGGCCAAGCGCATCGCGGTGCAGTAA
- a CDS encoding Hsp20/alpha crystallin family protein, with translation MSQSPMNQTQQRDDAQRDERAVQPQVDVFEDEGGITLLADMPGVPKELLEVRVEGDALTIEGRVQPQTPKDLEAVYAELRVPCYRRSFTLSGELDSAGIDAKLKDGVLTLRIPKQAYAQPRRIAVTAG, from the coding sequence ATGAGCCAATCCCCCATGAATCAGACGCAGCAGCGGGATGATGCGCAGCGCGACGAGCGTGCCGTGCAGCCGCAGGTCGACGTGTTTGAGGACGAAGGCGGCATCACCTTGCTGGCCGATATGCCCGGCGTGCCCAAGGAGTTGCTGGAGGTGCGCGTCGAAGGCGACGCCCTGACGATAGAGGGCCGTGTGCAGCCGCAGACGCCGAAGGATCTGGAGGCCGTCTATGCAGAGCTGCGCGTGCCCTGCTACCGCCGCAGCTTCACCCTCAGCGGCGAACTCGACAGCGCGGGCATCGATGCCAAGCTGAAGGACGGCGTGCTGACCCTGCGCATTCCCAAGCAGGCCTATGCCCAACCGCGTCGCATCGCGGTGACGGCGGGCTGA
- a CDS encoding Hsp20/alpha crystallin family protein, protein MSKLAEQLKHGAGQAWESLSEGWRELGARASGALTRFWSVAESPAEGAAAAQPKPAAAFDARWPPPARWTFMAVDIYADEQQLSVRIEAPGMSREDFRIEMSSPQVLSVSGHKRCDAEFDRGHYRLVQCAYGSFRRDIHLPAAVDVNQAQARYENGVLRIALPRQQGYRRQVEVRG, encoded by the coding sequence ATGAGCAAACTCGCAGAGCAGTTGAAGCATGGTGCCGGCCAGGCCTGGGAATCGCTGTCCGAGGGCTGGCGTGAGCTGGGCGCGCGCGCCAGCGGCGCGCTGACCCGGTTCTGGTCCGTCGCGGAGTCACCGGCCGAAGGCGCCGCCGCCGCGCAGCCCAAGCCGGCGGCCGCCTTCGACGCACGCTGGCCGCCACCGGCGCGCTGGACCTTCATGGCGGTGGACATCTATGCCGACGAGCAGCAGCTCAGCGTGCGCATCGAGGCACCTGGCATGAGCCGTGAGGACTTCCGCATCGAGATGAGTTCGCCGCAGGTGCTCAGCGTGTCGGGGCACAAGCGCTGCGACGCGGAGTTCGATCGTGGCCACTACCGCCTGGTGCAATGCGCCTACGGCAGCTTCCGTCGCGACATCCATCTGCCCGCTGCCGTGGACGTGAACCAGGCACAGGCCCGCTACGAGAACGGGGTCCTGCGCATCGCCCTGCCGCGCCAGCAGGGCTACAGGCGCCAGGTCGAGGTGCGCGGCTGA
- a CDS encoding glycine betaine ABC transporter substrate-binding protein yields MRRPLLCCLLACLLIGSAGAQPAVQVGSKRFTESYVLGELVRLSLQRAGVAAEHRQGLGNTAILAQALQAGSIDVYPEYTGTIARELLKLEGSPPDLPALNQALAARGLKAAVPLGFNNSYALAMREADAARLGVDSISALARLAPAEAARLRLGLSHEFLQRADGWPGLARAYGLRLAAPAGIDHGLAYEALAGSQVDLIDVYTTDAKLARLPLRVLRDDRHFFPRYDALLLMRASLDERPLAAALAGRIDAHRMMELNAQVELDGRSFAAVAAGFLAEGQAAAAATTEGRAGLWQRLLAPDLWRLLGQHLTLVLGSLALGVALGVPLGIWAWLNPRLAGLLMAAVGLLQTLPSLALLAFLIALLGRIGFVPALLALFLYALLPIVRMTHAGLQGVPAGLREAGRALGLRRAQLLRSIELPLALPVLLAGIKTAAVLNVGTATVAAFVGAGGLGERIVAGLAVNDSDLMLAGALPAAALALLVQWLFDALERWARPGLNR; encoded by the coding sequence ATGCGCCGCCCCCTGCTCTGCTGCCTGCTGGCCTGCCTTCTGATCGGCTCTGCCGGTGCCCAACCCGCCGTGCAGGTGGGCTCCAAGCGCTTCACCGAAAGCTATGTGCTGGGCGAGCTGGTGCGGCTGAGCCTGCAGCGCGCCGGCGTCGCCGCCGAGCACCGGCAGGGCCTGGGCAACACCGCCATCCTGGCGCAGGCGCTGCAGGCCGGCAGCATCGACGTCTATCCGGAATACACGGGCACGATCGCGCGCGAGCTGCTGAAGCTCGAGGGCAGCCCGCCGGACCTGCCCGCGCTCAACCAGGCGCTGGCGGCGCGCGGCCTGAAGGCGGCGGTGCCGCTGGGCTTCAACAACAGCTATGCGCTGGCGATGCGCGAGGCCGATGCGGCGCGCCTGGGCGTGGACTCGATCTCGGCGCTGGCGCGGCTGGCGCCGGCCGAGGCGGCGCGCCTGCGCCTGGGGCTCTCGCACGAGTTCCTGCAACGCGCCGACGGCTGGCCCGGCCTGGCGCGCGCCTACGGCCTGCGGCTGGCGGCGCCGGCGGGCATCGACCATGGCCTGGCCTATGAGGCCCTGGCGGGCAGCCAGGTGGACCTGATCGACGTCTACACCACCGATGCCAAGCTGGCGCGCCTGCCGCTGCGCGTGCTGCGCGACGACCGCCACTTCTTCCCGCGCTACGACGCCCTGCTGCTGATGCGAGCCTCGCTCGATGAGCGCCCCTTGGCCGCTGCGCTGGCCGGCCGCATCGACGCGCACCGCATGATGGAGCTGAACGCCCAGGTGGAGTTGGACGGGCGCAGCTTCGCCGCGGTGGCAGCGGGCTTCCTGGCCGAGGGCCAGGCAGCAGCGGCGGCAACTACCGAGGGCCGCGCCGGCCTGTGGCAGCGCCTGCTGGCGCCCGATCTGTGGCGCCTGCTCGGGCAACACCTGACCCTGGTGCTGGGCTCGCTGGCGCTGGGCGTGGCCCTGGGCGTGCCGCTGGGCATCTGGGCCTGGCTCAACCCGCGCCTGGCCGGCCTGCTGATGGCGGCGGTGGGGCTGCTGCAGACCCTGCCCTCGCTGGCCCTGCTGGCCTTTCTGATCGCCCTGCTGGGCCGCATCGGCTTCGTGCCGGCGCTGCTGGCCCTGTTCCTCTACGCCCTGCTGCCCATCGTGCGCATGACGCATGCCGGCCTGCAGGGCGTGCCGGCGGGGCTGCGCGAGGCCGGCCGGGCGCTGGGCCTGCGGCGCGCCCAGCTGCTGCGCAGCATCGAGCTGCCGCTGGCCCTGCCGGTGCTGCTGGCCGGCATCAAGACCGCCGCGGTGCTGAACGTGGGCACCGCCACGGTGGCGGCCTTTGTCGGCGCCGGCGGCCTGGGCGAGCGCATCGTCGCCGGCCTGGCGGTGAACGACAGCGATCTGATGCTGGCCGGCGCCCTGCCCGCGGCCGCGCTGGCCCTGCTGGTGCAATGGCTGTTCGATGCGCTGGAGCGCTGGGCGCGGCCGGGGTTGAATCGCTGA
- the selD gene encoding selenide, water dikinase SelD → MTNAATTPPSTPLDEPRLTSLSHGGGCGCKIAPGLLSEILRGTSSMPIPQELLVGIETADDAAVYQLNDEQALVATTDFFMPIVDDPFDFGRIAATNAISDVYAMGGRPIMALALVGMPINRLSTATIGRVLEGGAAVCRQAGIPIAGGHTIDSVEAIYGLVALGLVHPKRVKRNADARSGDLLVLGKPVGVGVMSAALKKGQLGEAGYAQMIANTTRLNTPGPDLAELPGVHAITDVTGFGLAGHALEMARGAGCALELDWARVPLLDGVRALAGQGYVTGASGRNWAGYGAEVELPAGFAPEDQALLSDPQTSGGLLVACAPDALDAVLAVFARHGFAQAALVGRMGEAMERPHLRVR, encoded by the coding sequence ATGACAAACGCCGCCACCACGCCCCCCAGCACCCCGCTCGACGAACCCCGCCTGACCTCGCTCTCGCATGGCGGCGGCTGCGGCTGCAAGATCGCGCCGGGCCTGCTGTCGGAGATCCTCAGGGGCACGTCCAGCATGCCGATCCCGCAGGAGCTGCTGGTGGGCATCGAGACCGCCGACGACGCCGCGGTCTACCAGCTCAACGACGAGCAGGCCCTCGTCGCCACCACCGATTTCTTCATGCCCATCGTCGACGATCCGTTCGACTTCGGGCGCATCGCCGCCACCAACGCGATCAGCGATGTCTACGCGATGGGCGGCCGCCCCATCATGGCGCTGGCCCTGGTGGGCATGCCGATCAACCGGCTCTCCACCGCCACCATCGGCCGGGTGCTGGAGGGCGGCGCCGCGGTGTGCCGCCAGGCGGGCATCCCGATCGCCGGCGGCCACACCATCGATTCGGTGGAGGCCATCTACGGCCTGGTGGCGCTGGGCCTGGTGCACCCCAAGCGCGTCAAGCGCAATGCCGATGCGCGCAGCGGCGACCTGCTGGTGCTGGGCAAGCCGGTGGGCGTGGGCGTGATGAGCGCGGCGCTCAAGAAGGGGCAGCTGGGCGAGGCCGGCTATGCGCAGATGATCGCTAACACCACCCGGCTCAACACCCCCGGCCCCGACCTGGCCGAGTTGCCGGGCGTGCATGCGATCACCGACGTCACCGGCTTCGGCCTGGCCGGCCATGCGCTAGAGATGGCGCGTGGCGCCGGCTGCGCGCTCGAGCTCGACTGGGCGCGCGTGCCCCTGCTGGACGGCGTGCGCGCGCTCGCCGGCCAGGGCTACGTCACCGGCGCCTCGGGCCGCAACTGGGCCGGCTACGGTGCCGAGGTGGAGTTGCCCGCCGGCTTCGCGCCCGAGGACCAGGCCCTGCTGAGCGACCCGCAGACCAGCGGCGGCCTGCTGGTGGCCTGCGCGCCGGACGCGCTGGACGCCGTGCTGGCGGTGTTCGCGCGCCATGGTTTCGCGCAGGCGGCGCTGGTCGGGCGCATGGGCGAGGCCATGGAGCGGCCCCACCTGAGGGTGCGCTAG
- a CDS encoding DUF4062 domain-containing protein yields the protein MKIYLSSTLDDLRDYRAGVMDALRKDGHVVVDSYLATPQPTLQQCVDDVRGCDIYVGVFAWRYGWLPPGQSQSITELEYRAALDAGKPRLIFLRPRKGWPGEYFEEDSEAHAHIVKLRQELGDGTAQTSNQFSDPSDLALKVSQALHEQERRQAGAGEAVRREQAAGRGNSLMEPSAPPHPQRLACGLLLLGVRGSDDAALQRLRDAMPPAWHCQARAWTPESDAELATLDALAARARSVALLLSPASLARLQASAAGAELMRWLGERLGGAFVLNAGVDAAALPPAWPVRRVLPVAQWLASPAGSLGGELADLQAALPADELDLDDEALVGLACTTIAMTAAEARALADAPEQVRDRLGADAYAYFQDVTARLAGAGSDWTARYGAQRGQWRPFGARSADELLADAVTRLNSQPFLARQEHAALAGNRVRLRPYPFDPLRLQEGMPAASAYEAARARGCLVLIDELSMLHPDLRPYASMFVSDANVSVATLSPLDPAATALDKLVSVAGPFNVGALVDRFGSKLDPRCELSINSSARLRRWLRLAIPETLAVTDAQAADPERRAAFKRLAFGAP from the coding sequence ATGAAGATTTACCTGTCTTCGACCCTGGACGATCTGCGCGACTACCGGGCCGGCGTGATGGACGCGCTGCGCAAGGATGGCCATGTGGTGGTGGACAGCTACCTCGCCACCCCGCAGCCGACGCTGCAGCAATGCGTGGACGATGTGCGCGGCTGCGACATCTATGTGGGTGTGTTTGCATGGCGTTATGGCTGGCTGCCGCCCGGCCAGAGCCAGTCCATCACCGAGCTGGAATACCGCGCCGCGCTCGACGCCGGCAAGCCGCGGCTGATCTTTCTGCGCCCGCGCAAGGGCTGGCCGGGCGAGTATTTCGAGGAAGACAGCGAGGCCCATGCGCACATCGTCAAGCTGCGCCAGGAGCTGGGCGACGGCACGGCCCAGACCAGCAACCAGTTCAGCGACCCGAGCGACCTGGCCCTCAAGGTCAGCCAGGCCCTGCACGAGCAGGAGCGCCGGCAGGCCGGTGCGGGCGAGGCGGTGCGGCGCGAGCAGGCGGCCGGGCGCGGCAACTCGCTGATGGAGCCCTCGGCGCCGCCGCATCCGCAGCGCCTGGCCTGTGGCCTGCTGCTGCTGGGCGTGCGCGGCAGCGACGACGCCGCCCTGCAGCGCCTGCGCGACGCCATGCCGCCGGCCTGGCATTGCCAGGCGCGCGCCTGGACACCCGAGTCCGACGCCGAGCTGGCGACGCTCGATGCGCTGGCGGCGCGCGCGCGCTCGGTGGCGCTGCTGCTGAGCCCGGCCTCGCTGGCGCGCCTGCAGGCCTCGGCCGCCGGCGCGGAGCTGATGCGCTGGCTGGGCGAGCGCCTGGGCGGCGCCTTCGTGCTGAACGCCGGCGTGGATGCCGCCGCGCTGCCGCCGGCCTGGCCGGTGCGGCGCGTGCTGCCGGTGGCGCAATGGCTGGCCAGCCCGGCCGGCAGCCTGGGCGGCGAGCTCGCCGATCTGCAGGCCGCCCTGCCGGCCGATGAACTGGATCTCGACGACGAGGCCCTGGTGGGCCTGGCCTGCACCACCATCGCGATGACCGCCGCCGAGGCGCGCGCCCTGGCCGACGCGCCCGAGCAGGTGCGCGATCGCCTGGGCGCCGACGCCTATGCCTATTTCCAGGATGTCACGGCCCGGCTCGCCGGCGCCGGCAGCGACTGGACCGCGCGCTACGGCGCGCAGCGCGGCCAGTGGCGGCCCTTCGGCGCGCGCAGCGCCGACGAGCTGCTGGCCGATGCCGTCACGCGCCTCAACAGCCAGCCCTTTCTGGCGCGCCAGGAGCATGCGGCGCTGGCCGGCAACCGCGTGCGCCTGCGGCCCTATCCCTTCGACCCGCTGCGCCTGCAGGAGGGCATGCCCGCCGCCAGCGCCTACGAGGCGGCGCGTGCGCGCGGCTGCCTGGTGCTGATCGACGAGCTCTCGATGCTGCATCCCGATCTGCGGCCCTATGCCTCGATGTTCGTCAGCGATGCCAATGTCAGCGTGGCCACGCTCTCGCCGCTGGACCCGGCCGCCACCGCGCTCGACAAGCTCGTCAGCGTGGCCGGCCCCTTCAATGTCGGCGCGCTGGTGGACCGCTTCGGCAGCAAGCTCGACCCGCGCTGCGAGCTGTCCATCAACAGCAGCGCAAGGCTGCGGCGCTGGCTGCGCCTGGCCATCCCCGAGACCCTGGCCGTCACCGACGCCCAGGCCGCCGACCCTGAGCGCCGCGCCGCCTTCAAGCGCCTGGCCTTCGGCGCCCCATGA